One genomic window of Neisseria sp. oral taxon 014 str. F0314 includes the following:
- a CDS encoding efflux RND transporter permease subunit, translating to MAKFFIDRPIFAWVIAIFIIAAGIIGIRSLPVSQYPSVAAPTITLTATYPGASAQVMEDSVLAVIERNMYGVDGLDYMTTSADSSGSGSVSITFTPETDEDLAQVDVQNKLSEVLNNLPATVQQYGVTVSKARDNFLMIVMLSSDVHSIEEMNDYAQRNIVPELQRIDGVGKVQLFGAQRAMRIWVDPKKLQNYNLSFSTVTNALSAQNVQISAGSIGSLPAVQGQTISATVTAQGQLSTAEEFGNIILVSNTDGSNVYLKDVAKVSLGMEDYSASIRLNGVNTTGMAVMLSNSGNALATATAVQEKMATLKKYFPQGMSWKNPYNTSKFVDLSIQKVIHTLLEAIALVFLVMFLFLQNIRYTLIPTIVVPISLLGGFAFISYMGMSINVLTMFAMVLVIGIVVDDAIVVVENVERIMATEGLPPKEATKKAMGQISGAVIGITAVLISVFVPLAMFSGATGNIYKQFALTMAASIAFSAFLALTLTPALCATMLKPIPKGHHEEKKGFFGWFNKKFTAWTHGYEGWVAKVLRKTFRMMIVYIGLAVVGVFLFMRLPTAFLPTEDQGFIMVSVQLPAGATKERTDATLAQVTQLAKSIPEIENIITVSGFSFSGSGQNMAMGFAMLKDWNERKTPGSDAESVAGKLTGMMMGTLKDGFGIAVTPPPIMELGNGSGLTINLQDRNNTGHAALLAKRNELIQKMRASGLFDPSTVRASGLEDASQLKIDINRAAAAAQGISFSDIRTALATSLGSSYVNDFPNQGRLQRVMVQADANSRMQPADILNLTVPNSSGVAVPLSTIATVSWENGMEQSVRFNGYPAMSLSASPATGVSTGQAMAAVQKMVDEMGSGYSLEWGGQSREEAKGGSQTLILYALSIAAVFLVLAALYESWSIPLAVILVIPLGLIGAALGVTGRNLFEGLLGKVPSFTNDIYFQVGFITVMGLSAKNAILIIEFAKDLQAQGKSALQAALAAAHLRFRPIIMTSFAFILGVVPLYIASGASSASQRAIGTTVLWGMLIGTILSVFLVPLFYVIVRKFFKETAHEHEMAAKHAAESGATMIEDIPFEDEEDSDKKH from the coding sequence ATGGCTAAGTTTTTTATCGACCGTCCCATCTTCGCATGGGTGATTGCGATTTTCATCATCGCGGCGGGTATTATCGGCATCAGAAGTTTGCCGGTTTCCCAATATCCGTCTGTTGCCGCACCGACCATTACGCTGACCGCCACTTATCCGGGTGCGTCCGCGCAGGTAATGGAAGACAGCGTGCTTGCCGTTATCGAACGCAATATGTATGGCGTAGATGGTTTGGACTATATGACCACTTCCGCCGACTCCAGCGGCAGCGGCAGCGTCAGCATCACATTTACGCCTGAAACCGACGAAGATTTGGCGCAGGTGGACGTGCAGAACAAACTCTCCGAAGTGTTGAACAACCTGCCTGCTACCGTGCAGCAATACGGCGTTACCGTATCCAAAGCGCGTGACAACTTTCTGATGATTGTGATGCTCTCGTCAGACGTACATTCCATCGAGGAGATGAACGACTACGCGCAGCGCAATATCGTTCCCGAACTGCAACGTATCGACGGGGTGGGCAAGGTTCAGTTATTCGGTGCGCAGCGTGCCATGCGTATTTGGGTTGACCCGAAAAAACTGCAAAACTACAACTTGTCGTTTTCAACGGTAACCAATGCGCTGTCCGCTCAGAACGTCCAGATTTCCGCGGGTTCCATCGGTTCGCTGCCTGCCGTGCAAGGCCAGACCATTTCGGCGACCGTTACGGCGCAAGGTCAGTTGAGTACGGCCGAAGAGTTCGGCAACATCATTTTGGTATCCAATACCGACGGTTCCAACGTCTACCTGAAAGACGTGGCGAAAGTCAGCCTAGGTATGGAAGACTATTCCGCCTCAATCCGTCTGAACGGCGTGAACACCACCGGTATGGCGGTTATGCTGTCCAACAGCGGTAATGCTTTGGCAACTGCTACCGCCGTGCAGGAAAAGATGGCGACTTTGAAAAAATACTTTCCGCAGGGCATGAGCTGGAAAAACCCTTACAATACCTCCAAATTCGTTGATCTTTCGATTCAAAAAGTGATTCATACGCTTTTGGAAGCCATCGCATTGGTATTTTTGGTGATGTTCCTCTTCCTGCAAAATATCCGCTATACGCTGATTCCGACCATTGTCGTGCCGATTTCGCTGTTGGGCGGTTTTGCCTTCATCTCCTATATGGGCATGTCGATTAACGTACTGACCATGTTTGCGATGGTATTGGTCATCGGTATCGTGGTCGACGATGCGATTGTGGTCGTCGAAAACGTCGAGCGCATTATGGCGACGGAAGGTTTGCCGCCTAAAGAAGCCACCAAAAAGGCGATGGGTCAGATTTCCGGCGCGGTTATCGGTATTACCGCCGTCCTGATTTCCGTGTTCGTGCCTCTGGCGATGTTCAGCGGCGCGACCGGCAATATTTACAAACAGTTCGCCCTGACCATGGCGGCATCAATCGCATTCTCCGCCTTCCTTGCCCTGACGCTGACACCAGCCTTGTGCGCCACCATGCTCAAGCCGATTCCGAAAGGGCATCACGAAGAGAAAAAAGGTTTCTTCGGCTGGTTCAACAAAAAATTCACCGCTTGGACGCACGGCTACGAAGGCTGGGTTGCCAAAGTGCTGCGTAAGACTTTCCGCATGATGATTGTCTATATCGGCTTGGCGGTTGTGGGCGTATTCCTGTTTATGCGCCTGCCGACTGCCTTCCTGCCGACCGAAGACCAAGGCTTCATCATGGTCAGCGTGCAACTGCCTGCGGGCGCGACCAAAGAGCGTACCGATGCGACGCTGGCGCAAGTAACGCAGTTGGCAAAAAGCATTCCTGAAATTGAAAACATCATTACCGTTTCCGGCTTCAGCTTCTCGGGCAGCGGTCAGAACATGGCGATGGGTTTTGCCATGCTCAAAGACTGGAACGAGCGTAAAACCCCGGGCAGCGATGCGGAATCGGTTGCAGGCAAACTGACTGGCATGATGATGGGTACGCTTAAAGACGGCTTCGGTATTGCCGTAACGCCTCCTCCGATTATGGAGCTGGGCAACGGTTCCGGTCTGACCATCAACCTGCAAGACCGCAACAACACCGGTCATGCCGCATTGCTGGCCAAACGCAACGAGTTGATTCAGAAAATGCGCGCCAGCGGCCTGTTTGACCCGAGCACCGTCCGTGCCAGCGGTCTGGAAGATGCGTCGCAGTTGAAAATCGACATCAACCGTGCCGCCGCCGCCGCGCAGGGTATTTCGTTCTCCGACATCCGTACTGCGTTGGCGACTTCGCTGGGTTCTTCTTATGTCAACGACTTCCCGAACCAAGGCCGTCTGCAACGCGTAATGGTTCAGGCTGATGCAAACTCCCGTATGCAGCCCGCCGACATCCTGAACCTGACCGTGCCTAACAGTTCCGGCGTCGCCGTGCCGCTTTCCACCATCGCCACCGTTTCTTGGGAAAACGGCATGGAGCAAAGCGTACGCTTCAACGGTTATCCTGCAATGAGCCTTTCTGCTTCCCCCGCCACTGGTGTATCTACCGGTCAGGCAATGGCGGCGGTACAGAAAATGGTTGACGAAATGGGCAGCGGTTACAGTCTCGAATGGGGCGGCCAGTCGCGCGAAGAAGCCAAAGGCGGTTCGCAAACACTGATTCTGTATGCCTTGTCGATCGCCGCCGTATTCTTGGTGCTTGCCGCACTGTACGAAAGCTGGTCGATTCCGCTGGCGGTAATTTTAGTGATTCCGTTGGGTTTGATCGGTGCCGCTTTGGGTGTAACCGGACGCAACCTGTTTGAAGGGCTGCTCGGTAAAGTGCCTTCGTTTACCAACGACATCTATTTCCAAGTCGGCTTCATCACCGTGATGGGTCTGAGTGCGAAAAACGCGATTTTGATTATCGAATTTGCCAAAGACTTGCAGGCTCAGGGCAAGAGTGCCTTGCAGGCCGCATTGGCTGCGGCACACCTGCGTTTCCGCCCGATTATCATGACTTCGTTTGCCTTCATCTTGGGCGTGGTGCCGCTGTATATCGCCAGCGGGGCCAGCTCCGCCAGCCAGCGTGCCATCGGTACGACCGTGCTGTGGGGTATGTTGATCGGTACGATTTTGTCCGTGTTCCTTGTGCCGCTCTTTTATGTCATCGTGCGTAAATTCTTCAAGGAAACTGCGCACGAGCACGAAATGGCCGCCAAACATGCGGCCGAAAGCGGCGCGACGATGATTGAAGACATTCCGTTTGAAGACGAAGAAGATTCGGATAAGAAACACTGA